The following nucleotide sequence is from Bacillota bacterium.
GGTGGCGGAGGAGGATGCGCCCCGGGCGGGCGCCCAGCGAGCGCGCCGCCTCCACGTAGAGCGCCTCGCGCAGGGCCAACACCTGGCCGCGCATCAGGCGCGCGTAGGCCGGCCACTGGACGGCAGCGATGGCCACCAGCGTGTTGGGGAGGCTCGGGCCCAGCACCGCGGCGATGGCCATGGCCAGGATGAGCGAGGGGAAGGCGAGGAACATGTCGGTGAAGCGCATCAGCGCCTCGTCCACCCAGCCGCCCGCCCATCCGGCCAGGAGGCCAACGCCCGAGCCGGCCAGGGCGGTGACGACGACCACGCTCACCGCCACCACCAGGTCGATGCGCGCGCCGTAGAGGATGCGGCTGAGGATGTCGCGCCCCAGCGAGTCCGTGCCGAGCCAGTGGGTGGGGCTGGGCGGCGCCAGGCGCGCCGCCAGCTCCTGGTCGGCCGGCCCGTAGGGCGCCAGCCAGCCGGCCGCCAGCGCCAGGAGCACGTAGAGCGCGACGACGGCGGCGCCGGTGACGGTCAGCGGGCTCTGGAGGAGCTTCCTCGCCAGCCGGCCCCGCCCGGCGGCCGGGGCGCCGGGGGCGACCTCCCCGGTCTCCGACGCCTCCGGCGGCGACAGCCGGGCATCGTCTCTCCGCGGTTCCGCCTGGATGGCCTCTCCCTCCCCGCCGGCTCGGCCGGCCCTCATTCGTAGCGGATGCGCGGGTCGAGCAGGCCGTAGCCCAGGTCGACCAGCAGGTTGACCAGGGCGTAGGCCAGCGCCGCCAGCAGCGTGACGCCCATCACCGCCGGCAGGTCGACGTTGAGCATGGAGTTGGTCACGTACCAGCCCAGCCCCGGCCAGGAGAAGATGGT
It contains:
- a CDS encoding ABC transporter permease, whose product is MRAGRAGGEGEAIQAEPRRDDARLSPPEASETGEVAPGAPAAGRGRLARKLLQSPLTVTGAAVVALYVLLALAAGWLAPYGPADQELAARLAPPSPTHWLGTDSLGRDILSRILYGARIDLVVAVSVVVVTALAGSGVGLLAGWAGGWVDEALMRFTDMFLAFPSLILAMAIAAVLGPSLPNTLVAIAAVQWPAYARLMRGQVLALREALYVEAARSLGARPGRILLRHLLPNAVAPILVQATLDMGGVIMTAAGLSFIGFGAQPPAPEWGLMVSDGRRFIMSQWWVATSPGLAILLLVLGFNLVGDGLRDVLDPRWRR